The Plasmodium vivax chromosome 13, whole genome shotgun sequence nucleotide sequence AACAGATCCGACGGTGAGagctttcttttccttttctcatACTCTTCAGACAGGTGGCTGTACTTCCTTTTGCTTAAAACACTCTTGTCCTTTCGACTTGCGCGCCCCGAATAGCAGCTACTTTTGAACTTCTGCAGACTTTTGTAGTTGATGCTACCCTCGTTGTTGTTGCCACTGCCCATATCCATAACGATGCCGACGCTGCTGCTGCAGCTGCttccctcttcatttttcttcttgttacattttaatacatttattttgttccaaTTTATGTTGTTCTTCaggaaaattttttcactttcgcTGTACGAGTTGCTGTTCAAGTTTTCATCGAGATAGCAAAGGGCAGTTTTGTTTTTGAAATTCGCGGTCATCCTTTACCTCCAAAGTTTGGTCACTTCTGCTatgttacctttttttttttattattcttgcatatattatatgttggTGCCGCAATGCGTAAGGGAGGGGGCCCTTCGCCAGAtgttttcaatatttttacgtgCTCGCTAGACgatttcaatatttttacgcGCTTGCTAGACGATTTCAAGATTTTTTAGACTCGTTTGCTAGACGTTTGCAAggttttccctccccttttgttcatataaaaaaaggaaaaacgttgcaaatttttttttcgccgtCGCCCGCATGTAACATTATCCTTTCCTCTGCTGCCTCCTTTTCCAGAAAAGGGATGGCAGATTTTTTTGTACGATGATTCTCGGGATTCTTTCCCGCAATGCTTTTACATGAgctgcaaattttatttcttcacttCAAATGTAGTTTTGCCACTCTTTCCAAACGAATTTGTATCATTCGTATTTTTCTCGTCACGCGTACTTCGCGTGGTCGAcaaaaattgagaaaaaaaaaaaaaaaaaaatacacgcAGTAATTATCCGGTTTTGCTAAATGGTTCcgtattatttattttttttttttttatactaagGGGGCATTTATTCACTGATGGGCAAGATGCGACATTTGGCAAACACGCTTCGTATGCCTACTAGTCCGTACATGTATTTCCAGCGCATCCGAATTGTATGCTACTTGGCATACACGTCCGTGCATACCATCTGGTCAAATAACGCATACGGTCTCGCCTGTGTCGTGCGCAGGGGTAATCATCATATATTATGCGTATATATTTGCCATACACAACAGCACTTCTCCAGtgatttcttttcttctttttttttcaaaaaaaaagaagtttgTCCCTGCCTCTCCCTCCTGTTCGACAATCTGGCTGGTTTCCCTTCTTACGGCCATTAATTCGACACGTTAAAAAGGTATGACCATTACGCGAAAAGAGGGTGACCCCACAGGGTTTTAAAACggcatacatgcatacgcgcatatgtatatacataatattgACAGCTGCTACGACGCGCAAGGAAATAATCACGTGAGCCTACTCAGCTGTGAACGGAGAAGaaaggtttaaaaaaaaaaggggtaaataTCATTCGTGCAGTTACGTACGGGaatatacatacgtgtatGAATCCGTGTTCACTCCTCCGCGCATACATTCGTGTCACTTCCACGAGTGTTCATTGCATGCATATACGTCCgctgcacagggggggaaagccgCTTCTTCTGCAACTGAGGCGAGGCAAACACGCAAAGCCTGTCATGCAAATCGCTCGGGAAATAAATTCAAAAGTGCTCACCGTGAGTGACGCGTACACGAAAATGTAATCCAGGCAAACGGTGAACAAGTGAACAACTTAGCCGCTCAGCCGCTTAACAGCTtagccgcttaaccgcttcgcAGCTTAACAATTGAACAGTCGAACAATTGCCTTTGCTCGATGTATATCGCACGTTTGAAACACATGGCACATTTTCTTGTTCCGTATGCAGGGGCATCAGCcagatttttcttttcatttaaatttttttttcacgcaatttttttttatttaaaaaatgttctcTTCTGCGTCACCACATTTTTTCGTCCCCCTTGTTTCGCCACCCCTTCTCGCTTCGCcgccaaaaagggaagaagtaaATCAAAtaggcaaaaaggaaagtgaaATAGGGTGAGGTGAAGTGAGATGAAGTGAGGTGGAGTGAGGTGAATTGAGATAATGCGAagtaaaatgaaacaaaataaagcgaaACATATAAAGCGAAACGAACTGGTGAAGTTCATTCCGCCAGTTTCAACTTCGCAGAAAATGAACTGTGCCGCAGGTAACAGTTCACCTCAAATCGCCACattaaaatggcaaaaaaaaaatatttaaaaaaaagaaaatgaaagaaaaggaaagaaaataaaagaaaagaaaagaaaagaaaaacggtGGAAAGCAACCCGTACTACTCCTTCCTTTCAACATAAAGTTAAACGATTTATCGCGACATGCATGTGCAACGCGAACGTAAAAAAGAACTCTAAGGAATGATGCATTCTTCGCATATGTGTACGTTGGTGAATGCTAACACTTTTCGATAAACGGAAAAGGCACCTCTGCGCTGTTGAGGTATCGCGGCCGCGGTGAACAAAAACAACTGAGAGGGGaaatcaaaatgggaaaattataaaaaaaaaaaaagaaaatcctTTTACTTGATACATTCCACCAATTTAGAGAATGCTAAAACCTCCACACTGTCGCGCGGTCGGAGCGCCGCCTTTACACATTGACACCACCGTGCGCCACTGCGTTGAAAGCGAATTACGGGCTACACCTTTCATACGGTTGACACTTTTCATACGGGCGACGACGGCTTCTCAGTCAGTTAAAATGGAACAATGGCACAGCCCTATGCTCTGCGTTAACTGGTCCTCTTACCACAGGCAACGCATTCATGTGCCTACACCATTTATGCATACACCTGTGATGAGGCGCGCGTATAAATGTGCATTTGCGAATCTCCGGAGCTGTAACTTACGAGCCGACCGCGCTCTCACGAAGCAGCCTCGTttgcttctccattttgggtGCCATCCGTTAGGACGTAGTTCTCCTTATGGCATCGCTTCACCAGCGCTCTTTCCCTGGTGCCACTTTGCCCCCCccaataattaaattaaccTTTAATTATTGAAAAAGGGGTAACTATCCCGACGTACGGAAAAACGTAGAACACATCAAATGCGCACGATGTATGCCTATTTGCTTAGTATGCACATGTAGTCCCTACCCGTATGTTACATTTACACATCGGTCAATGTTGCCATTTGAGGGGTTCCCAAGGAATACATTtttggtacatttttaaaaaaaacctttttttggggCGCCTCTTTCACTTGCAACACGTATGCCGCAAGGATAACCGGTTCGACTTGCAGGCCCAAAAAGCCACTTCCCTTTTGCCATTTGAAAATTTGATTGTAATCCCAAATTAAAACTATTATCATAACTACTGTttggacgaaaaaaaaaaaaaaaaaatcaacagcGTAAAAGTGtcagagggggaaaaaaaaaaatatgcccgCGAGCAAATCACTGTGCTGGAAAAGTACATACATACTATGCATgcgtacatttatttttccgcattcccgttttggtttttcccccccaattttTAACTCATGTAAACAAATTCGTggactttttaaaatgtacacaagtcacttttcatttttgttaaaagtTGCGAATGTGAATGAACGCATCAACTGCGAAGagttgacattttttttttttttttttttcccgttttggCAAACTGTACCCCCTTTACTAATTCGCTCACACACATCCTGTTTAATCTCCAACCTTTggctatttaaaaaaaaaaaaaattaaatcataTCATACCATATCTGTGAAAATCCCCCGTTTTGTGGTCAACAACTTGTGCCTCTTTACATGTGCGGATGCATACCACTTCGCCAGTCGAGTCCCCAGAATGGCAGTTTACTCCTTAATGAAAACCACGCACACGTGAGAGCGCGGCAGAGTTACGTCAGCGTAACGAACGCAGCTGCGCTATGGCGGCAGCAATGGCAGCACAGTGATATCCCCAGTGACAGCACCAGGGATAGCGGCCCAGCGGAAGCACTAAACCATTGGCAGTTTCCTATCCAACGCGCAAGTGCGTAGCCCTAGACAACCACGCAGCAGAGAACTAAGTAGCACATTTGTATTTAAATGCACACCAGGCGTATTTGTGTGGGTCCCCTTTACAATAGCTACCCTTTTGAAGAGGCAACCCAAATGTGCAGCTGATAATATGGCTAGTGGCACCACCATGTCTAAGCAACGCTATGTATCTATGCCTGTTTTTGTACCCCCATACAATTAGTAACACACCGCTGGATTTGCTCCTCCGAaggggcatattttttagcgCATAAAAATTTGGGCTCCAACCTGTCCATCAATGCGAGGAATGATTCGATGGTTCACCGAGATATTTGGCCCACTTGAAAGGgaatacatatgtatgtctGTAtgctgacccgttcaggcgacCCCCCAAGTGGGAACTACTTCAAATAGTTTCCCTCACGTGGGTGTTACTTTGAAATTGGCATAAGTACGATTGAGTGTGCACCTCAGGAAGGAGTTAccccccatttttcccctctttttttttccccttttcctgcGCGCATCTTTTAAACGTCCTTTTTAAGAccactttaattttttggggggtCCCAACTTGGGCTGCCAACTGATAATCCCCATTGGGGGAGGCACACCGGAGGGTCACAAGGAAGAGCCGTTTTCTGTTTACCAATCGAGTGGCGCCCCATCCCGGATAGTAAAGCAGCCAAAATATAAACATCACAGAGGTCGAGCTGACACAGCCACATACGCAACAGCCGTTACAATCACTACTCCCACAGAGAGAAACGTAAGAAACGGCCAAAATGACGGTCGAGTTTGTGGTAAACCTGGAAAATCACAAGAGAAGAATTTGGAGCATCTGCTGGAGCCCTGATGGGAATTTCCTCGCGTCGGTTGGAGCGGACAAGTACATAACCATATGGGTTAAGACAAATaaagacaaaataaaaaagacaaataaaAGCAgtaaaatttggaaaaaatttaaaatgtttgaaGAAGGGACACACAAAGCAGGCAGCATCGAATTTGATGTATATGACATTATAGAAACGAATCACGAAAAGTCGCTCCGGCACATAGAATTCTCCCGAGACGGAAGCTTTTTCGTTGTTGCATCATTCGATTCGAAGTGCtccatatataaaaaaaataataatgacaAATGGGTTTTTTACAAATCTTTGGAGGGGCACGAAAAGGAGGTGAAGTGTGCCTCCATTCACCCCACCAACAAGTACATAGTAACTTGCGGAAGGGACAAAAGCATATGGATACACGCCAAGACGGAGGAGGTCAGTCGGAAGGAGGATGACCAAGGTGTAATTGCttcaaacgggggggaagcccacCCGAATGGGATTCACAATGAGGAGCAGACAAAAGAGgattcacaaaatggagcgaAAACGGAGGCACAGTGTGGCAACCCAGGGGAAACTCACCCCAACGCAGAGCcccaaaatgttaataacGACATCGACGCTGACGCCGACGTGGACGTCGATTTCGACTTCAGCTTTGACGCGTACCTAACGGCGCACTCCGAAGATATAAAGTTCGTCGCCTGGTGCCCTCTCAGCGAAAATACATTCATCTCACTTTCGTATGACAactctttaaaaatttggagcAAACAGATAAGCGAGTGGAATTGCATACAGACCTTAAATGAACACACATCTGTCGTGTGGTGTGTTGCCTTCAATTTTGACGGCTCTGAATTCGCTACCTGCTCAGATGACAAATCTATAAGGATTtggaaaagtgaaaaaaaaatttggtacAATAAACACAAGTACCCCTTTCTCTACCAGCATATAGTAAAAGACGCAAGGAAATCATCAAATGAAAGCTCCTTGTGCTCGCTTATAAATAAGTCGAATGGCACATTAGGGGGTAGTGCCGCCACTGCGGTGAAACAGGCACTCGCGAATGATAGCCGCGGGTATAGTAACCATAACAGTAAGGACAGTGCAAATGGGAAAGGGTCCAACGATCGaaattttctccaaaaaacAACAAAGCTGTTTCGAAAGATAAGAGAACCGATGacccaaggggggggtgaCAAAACATCCGATGCTCCATCTAATATGCCTATATTGGATTATTCAAAGGATGACAAAGAGGTGCAGGCGGCCTTGAAGGCAGTCGTGCAGAATAACTTCGTCCCACTCTATTTCGACCATggccttttcaaatttgtttacAAGTACGCAGATGTGGAGGGGGCATTCGCACAGGGGAAAGGTTCCACTGAGAAGAGGGAGGAACAAGGAGGTCACACGGAAAAGGAATCCCCTAACGGGGCACACCCCATCGAGAAAAACGAACCGAGGAACGACGAGTGCATCTCCAAGGTGTCCAAAGATGGCGGCGATCAACCGAACACACACAGCGCAGAAGTGGAGCACAAAAACGACGCGAACGACGTGTCACAATTGAGcaacggggaaaaaactaACAAACAGAGTGGATGCACCACCACGCAAGACGAACAGCAAACGAGCAACCCAGTTTCAGAGAACAACGTCTCCTCGATGAGCGCAATTCCAAATCTCAGTGACAAAgaaaaagatttaaaaaacgtATTGTTTGATGATTGGAAAATTAAGCACGTGATAGAAGGATACCACAAGAGGAGCATTAGCTACCTGGACTGGAATGCGTACGAGGATTTAATTGCAGCCTCTTCCTTTGACAACtctttgaaaatatttcagAAGAATTTGGACACGTGGAATTTGATAGAGAATATTGAAAACGCTCATTTGAGTGACGTCAATTGTGTTGTGTGGTGCCCGCAGAAGTACCAGGACTACTTTTTGCTGGCCACCGCCGGCGACGACTGCGTCATTAACATATGGAAGTACACCAAGGGGTGAAGCGGGATCAGTAACCTTGACTAGGGGCGCACCCAGGATGAGAAGTGCACCCGGATGAGAAGCGCACCCGGATGAGAAGCGCACCCGGATGAGAAGCGCACCTGGATGAGAAGCGCACCTGGATGAGAAGCGCACCCGGATGAGAAGCGCACCCGGATGAGAAGCGCACCTGGATGAGAAGCGCACCCGGATGAGAAGCGCACCTGTATGAGAAGCGCACCTGGATGAGAAGCGCACCCGGATGAGAAGCGCAACCTGAACGAGGGGCACACTCCACCTTATCGTGTTCCCTGAGTGATCCTTCCCACCCCGAAGAGATGACATTTTTTCAACCCACTTTAAGCCATCTTTGCGGCCTCCTGGTAGCCTTTTTTATACTACTCCCCTGGCAGCTATTTCGTGTCTTCccaccttttcttttttttttttgtccccccatttgggaacCTCCACGCGATAGCATCAGACCAGCCCCCTGTCATCATAACGCGCAAGTGCGTAGgcacgtatacatatatatttgtgtgcatgtacgtacgtacgtagtAGGTACATATCGGCAGCGGCGTCCCGAGGCGAAGGCAACTTGTCCCGGCCAACTCCCCAATGGCGCCACGTaacacacatttttatgtccAATATGGCAaagttttgcttttttttttttgtcacgtGAAAAATGGTCATTACTTCAAACAGCCGTGTGATTTGTGACCAGGTTTTTTACCCCTCGTACGAACACAttaaagtttttaatttcgattggtttttccgtttttacGTCACTTTGATGGGCGTTCCATGGCGATCCAAATAAAGTAAGCGTGGCCAAATGTGCGGTGCGGGGGGCGTAACCCAGTAGCGTGACTTTCTCTACAGTGGGTGGGTGTAAATATACGCGTGTTGCCTTCTCTCCCCATTCGCTTTAACGTTTGTAAAAGGCTTGACCGTTTTGGAGTGCCCCCCTGTCGATCTATCTCACGGGCTAACATATTAATGGTCCATTCGTGCACGTCTGTGTCCACCCACACAGGGAGTTTTGTTACACCATcaaatgttttttctcctgtgccgcttcaccccatTGAGAAGAAGCGGCGAGAAAATGGAATGGCTTCCCAACTCCGTGCATTGTTTTTCCAGgctgtacttttttttttttttttttttttgttccacttTTACGATCAGCAGCATGCGCACGATGTTGCCAATTGCAGGTGTCTACAAAAATGGGCCATGCTATTCGCTTACAATTTCGCCACAAAATGGACGTGTCAAAACGGTTTAACTATGCTCGTAAGAAAATGGCGCTGGATAGGACACGCTCTCGCAATTGCTCGTACGTGTGATGTGTGGGCTTCGCATGGGGTGTATTTTCCCCCATTGAAGCCTTTGCGAGTGATTTTTTCGAGAATAAAGGAGAAGATGAATAACTGCATGTAATGTTCGCTCAGAggatatgaaaaaaaaaaaaaaaaaagaggaacaatCAGAGAGAGCCAAATGATGCGACCGCTCGTTTTCCGCTCGAGGGGGCGAGTCTTCATGTGCACGCATTCTCCGCCGCgtcaattttgcattttaccTGCTCCTTTATTGCTCCTTTATTGCTCCTTTATTGCTTCTTTCTTcttgctgctttttttttttttttttttttcacaggGAAAAAACCCGGATGGCAAGTGCGGCATGCTTAACAGCGCAAACAATTTAATTGCGAGCGCGCGCGAAgagggaagcaaaaacgaCAGCGAAAGCGACAGCGAAAGCGAAAGCATTGTCTCACGCCTTCTACATTTTGCGACGTAAGCCAATTCGTGTCCACGTTGGTGTCCACACTTACGCCCTTGTTGATGTCCATATTTACGCCCATATTTACGCCATATTCACACCACATTCACGCCATGCTTATGTCCGCGCGCATGCCCATGCTCacgttttcgtttttttcttcttttcctaaATAACGGAATGGACGAACCAGCAGCGCAACTGCATGTGTACGTGaacgcaaaaagggaaaaaagcaaaccgGCGAAGGAAAGCGCGGGCAAATAAAGGGGAGGCGAAACGAGGCCAAGTGGAACGGATGCAAGCAACCCCAGTGTCACAACGAATCGCTCataagtgtaaaaaaaaaaaaaaaaaacaccagaCACAGGTTTCTTTTTATGGTCATCCAAgatggaaacaaaaatggacaaGGAAGGTAACCAAcataagcgaaaaaaaaaataaaatgcccCCCCAGTGATGATCCTTTTTGTAGAGGAAACATAACAAAGGGGCGAATGCGCGAAAGGGAGAAACAAATGTGCAGACGTGCACATCGCTCTCCCACCCCAacaaacacacacacgcagACACATAATAATAACCCATGTGTACTCACGTGCTTGCAtttgcccctccccttttgtagACAGCCCCGGGAAAGACCCGCAGGCGCTGCGAAAAAGATACAAATCGGAAAAAGAGTTGAGCAGGTCGTTCGAAGCGCACGAACGGGGCGAAACAAAATacgatgaagaggagagACATACTGCTCCCCTACTTCATGGACACTCATttaaactaaaaaataaaagtcctgttcaaaatgggaaacacCATTTATGGTTAAAGATGAAGGACAAGGCGAGACGCAGATCCGAGTCGGAGTACCACAACTGCGTCCGCAGAAACGATTCAAAACTTACTTGCTTTGTGAAAAAGtacatgaaatatttttctgccCTGAAGAGGAGAAGCTACAAGACGAGTTCGTATGGAAGCGGCCCCAACAGTAGGAGCGGTCTCAGTAACCATCTCGCCAACCGTCTCCGCACGATGAGGAGTAACCCTAACTGTATTGCCCATACGAAGAAAGGCCGCCCCGATGAGGGCAATTTCAAGCTCCAGTGTGAGGAGTCTTTACCAGTCGGGCAAATACTTGGGGGATCAGTTTTGCACAAAGTGGTAGATTTGCTTGCAAGTCCATTTGGCTCTCTCCAGGAAGGGAGCCCCCCCAGCAGTGGCAACTTTAGCAGCTGTGGCAGCCGTGGCAACCGCGGCAACTTTATCAGCCGCGGCGAAGTAACCCCCCTGCTGACCTTCACGAACGCCCCCTCTGAAGAGGCCTTCATGGACAAATTTTACGCCCCCCTTCCCTTCAAAATGGCCGTGTACTCAACGTTAATGATTTTAACCTCGCTGGttaactttttcattttgcattacGGTGTGTTCTTTTTTGAGCACCCGGTGGGGAAAGCGGCAACGTACCTGAACGTGTGTAAGTTATTCTtcgacattttttatttctccttttttgtcatttataTCTTTTTGTTCAGCTCGAATTGCATAGAGAGAGTATCCCTTTATTTGTATAACTCGTCTTACGCGTTTGCATCACTTCGAGTTTTATGTAACCTTGTTCTGCTGCACGTGCTCCCTCCATCTGTGGTGataaagggggaggagtcTACACCTGTTGTCGCTTTTATTCCACCCCAATGtgagaaggaggagcagtTAGGTCAGCCAAGCATCCATGCCGTAGTCATCCTCATGAGTTGTGCCTACCTGTGCGTACTCTGCTGCTTAGAAAATTACATCATGCTTTACCATTTTGCGCTTAGCTTTAagttctcccttttttgcatcctCTGTGTGTTTACGCTCTGTGTGTACTCCTACGGTTACCTGCACTTTGCCTACAGCGATGTGGCCGTCttgttttgcttctccctgtGTGTGCTTCTACTCTCTCTGTGCTATGAGTATCGCGTTGAGAGGAGGGATAGAGCGTCCTTCATAGGGGGGCGCCACGGTGAGGAGAGCACACacgaggggggaaacacaaaCGAGGTTGAAAAGGCAGATGAGGGGAACAACGCAGATGAGGGGAACAACACagatgaggggaaaaacacagACGAGGCGACAAACACAGATGAGGGGAACAACACAAATGAGGGTGATAACACCGACTACGGGGAAAACGCCAACGAGGCGGACCGCAGGAAGACGCCGAGGCACTACATGACCAAGTACTTCTCCATCGACAACTCGACCCCCACGTCGCCCATCGAAGACATCTTGAACAACCTGAAGTCCCTGCTGGACCACATGAAGAAGCTGGAGGAAGATGCcagcgaaaaaaaactatcagaaatgggaaaaatgaaagaaaaaataaaaatgtgtgaaAATATCTTGAGGAcgcaaaatttaaatgaagtCCAAATATGCAAGTACAGAAAATTTGAGAGAGTATACAACATGTGGTGTTTggataaaatagaaaataattattgcgaaaaaaatgatgagtgTAAATCCTACTTGTCTCAAAGTCTCAACAAGAAatcttttaattcattttcaaaCATTCACTCTTTGTTATCGTCCAAATTTCAAGAACAGCACAACGATTCCTTCGAATGGAAATCCGACATTGAGTACCTGTACAAGCGCAATGTGTTCATCTCCGTTGGGTATAAGCTGCTGTACCCGCTGGGCGTCTTGGAGGCCAGCTTCGACaaggagaagctgaagaaCTTCCTGCTGAAGATGCACTCTCTGTACAACGACGTGCCCTACCACAACAGTCTGCACGCCGCGCAGGTGAGTCGCTCGCAAGCACATATATGCCTATCTACCTGTGTGCGTACCTACCTGTGTGCGTACCTACCTGTGTGCGTACCTACCTGTGTGCGTACCTACCTGTGTGCGTACCTACCTGTGTGCGCACCTACCTGTGTGCTTACCCACCTGCATTATTC carries:
- a CDS encoding WD domain, G-beta repeat domain containing protein (encoded by transcript PVX_084500A), whose translation is MTVEFVVNLENHKRRIWSICWSPDGNFLASVGADKYITIWVKTNKDKIKKTNKSSKIWKKFKMFEEGTHKAGSIEFDVYDIIETNHEKSLRHIEFSRDGSFFVVASFDSKCSIYKKNNNDKWVFYKSLEGHEKEVKCASIHPTNKYIVTCGRDKSIWIHAKTEEVSRKEDDQGVIASNGGEAHPNGIHNEEQTKEDSQNGAKTEAQCGNPGETHPNAEPQNVNNDIDADADVDVDFDFSFDAYLTAHSEDIKFVAWCPLSENTFISLSYDNSLKIWSKQISEWNCIQTLNEHTSVVWCVAFNFDGSEFATCSDDKSIRIWKSEKKIWYNKHKYPFLYQHIVKDARKSSNESSLCSLINKSNGTLGGSAATAVKQALANDSRGYSNHNSKDSANGKGSNDRNFLQKTTKLFRKIREPMTQGGGDKTSDAPSNMPILDYSKDDKEVQAALKAVVQNNFVPLYFDHGLFKFVYKYADVEGAFAQGKGSTEKREEQGGHTEKESPNGAHPIEKNEPRNDECISKVSKDGGDQPNTHSAEVEHKNDANDVSQLSNGEKTNKQSGCTTTQDEQQTSNPVSENNVSSMSAIPNLSDKEKDLKNVLFDDWKIKHVIEGYHKRSISYLDWNAYEDLIAASSFDNSLKIFQKNLDTWNLIENIENAHLSDVNCVVWCPQKYQDYFLLATAGDDCVINIWKYTKG
- a CDS encoding 3',5'-cyclic-nucleotide phosphodiesterase, putative (encoded by transcript PVX_084505A), whose amino-acid sequence is MDKEDSPGKDPQALRKRYKSEKELSRSFEAHERGETKYDEEERHTAPLLHGHSFKLKNKSPVQNGKHHLWLKMKDKARRRSESEYHNCVRRNDSKLTCFVKKYMKYFSALKRRSYKTSSYGSGPNSRSGLSNHLANRLRTMRSNPNCIAHTKKGRPDEGNFKLQCEESLPVGQILGGSVLHKVVDLLASPFGSLQEGSPPSSGNFSSCGSRGNRGNFISRGEVTPLLTFTNAPSEEAFMDKFYAPLPFKMAVYSTLMILTSLVNFFILHYGVFFFEHPVGKAATYLNVCKLFFDIFYFSFFVIYIFLFSSNCIERVSLYLYNSSYAFASLRVLCNLVLLHVLPPSVVIKGEESTPVVAFIPPQCEKEEQLGQPSIHAVVILMSCAYLCVLCCLENYIMLYHFALSFKFSLFCILCVFTLCVYSYGYLHFAYSDVAVLFCFSLCVLLLSLCYEYRVERRDRASFIGGRHGEESTHEGGNTNEVEKADEGNNADEGNNTDEGKNTDEATNTDEGNNTNEGDNTDYGENANEADRRKTPRHYMTKYFSIDNSTPTSPIEDILNNLKSLLDHMKKLEEDASEKKLSEMGKMKEKIKMCENILRTQNLNEVQICKYRKFERVYNMWCLDKIENNYCEKNDECKSYLSQSLNKKSFNSFSNIHSLLSSKFQEQHNDSFEWKSDIEYLYKRNVFISVGYKLLYPLGVLEASFDKEKLKNFLLKMHSLYNDVPYHNSLHAAQVAHFSKSMLFLLDINHKIPAIDEFCLHVSSLCHDVGHPGLNNYFLINSENNLALTYNDNSVLENYHCSLVFKTLKEKNCNIFENYPYNIFTTCKKNIIRAILSTDMKNHFEYISNFRTSKEFIDLDILTSDQTWQIFSLILKAADIGHATLDWNKHYEWTMKINEEFYLQGLLEKSLNMPNSFLCDINSIDKLANSQIGFLKHLCIPLFSELNSISRNDEVYNHCICSIENNIEQWEKSKNNQKSLGLHDKYRDENLIGRIKLLKFV